In Terriglobia bacterium, the sequence CGGGCGCGCCGCTATCTCCGCTGGTTCGAGCGCGCGGCGCCGGCCAGGTGGACGGGAAACATCGATTGATCGACAGGAGCGACATAGGTGGCACTACAAATCTCAACGCGGAGAGCGCTGAGATCGCAGAGGCTTCTAAAGGGTAAATATCTGAGGGGTAGTAATTTGGAGGGCTGCTGTGGCTATAACACGTGCGGAAGTGCTCAGAATTGCAGAGCTGGCAAAACTCCACTTCAGCGAGTCGGAACTCGACGCCTTCACGGCACAGTTCCAGCATATCCTCGACTATATCGAAAAACTGAAGGAAGTGGATGTCGAAGGTGTGATGCCGACGAGCCACGTAGCGCTCGCCGGAGATTTTGACAAGCACACTTTCCGTGAGGACCGGACACGCCCTTCCCTCCCTGTGGAGGAGTCTCTGATGAACGCCCCGGACCGCGGCAACGACCATTTCAGAGTTCCGAAGGTCATCTGACGGCAACCACGAAATACGCGAAAAGGCCTTGCGTGCATTTCGTGTGTTTCGTGGTTTGAGAGGCTTAAGGTGGAATTACACAGCGCGTGGGCAATTCGGGAGGCGGTAAACGCCGGCAAGACCACGGCGGTGGCGGTGGCGCGCGCGGCCCTTGCACGTATCGAGGCTGCCGACACGACGCTCCAGGCTTTTATCACGGTGGAGCCGGAGCGGGTGCTGGCGCGCGCGTCTGAAGTGGATCGCCACGTACGTGCTGCGGGAGGCTTGCCCCTGGCCGGAGTGCCCGTCGCCGTCAAAGACAACATCTGCACGCGCCATCTCAAGACTACCTGCGGCTCGAAGATCCTCGCGAATTTTGTGCCACCGTACAATGCTACGGCGGTCGAGCGCATGGAACACACCGGTGCGGTTATCATCGGCAAGACCAATTGCGATGAGTTTGCCATGGGCTCCTCGACGGAAAACTCCGCTTACCAGACG encodes:
- the gatC gene encoding Asp-tRNA(Asn)/Glu-tRNA(Gln) amidotransferase subunit GatC codes for the protein MAITRAEVLRIAELAKLHFSESELDAFTAQFQHILDYIEKLKEVDVEGVMPTSHVALAGDFDKHTFREDRTRPSLPVEESLMNAPDRGNDHFRVPKVI